The following is a genomic window from Verrucosispora sp. WMMD573.
CGGGCGCACTCGTCCAGCGGCCGGACGGTGGCAGAGAGCCCGATGCGCTGTGCCGGGGCGGGCAGCAACTCGTCGAGCCGCTCCAGGGAGAGCGCCAGGTGAGCACCGCGTTTGGTGCCGGCGACCGCGTGCACCTCGTCGACTATCACGGTCTCCACACCACGCAGCGAGTCCCGTGCGGCCGAGGTGAGCAGCAGGAACAGCGACTCCGGCGTGGTGATCAGGATGTCCGGCGGGGTACGGGCGAAGGCCCGCCGCTCGTCGGCCGGCGTGTCACCGGTGCGCATTCCGACAGTGATGTCCGGCGGGGGTAGGGCGAGCCGGCTGGCGGCCTGCCGGATGCCGGTGAGCGGGGCACGGAGATTGCGTTCGACGTCGACCGCGAGCGCCTTGAGTGGACTGACGTAGAGCACCCGGCAGCGCTGTCGAGGATCCGCCGGTGCCGTCGCGCGGGACAGCCGATCGAGTGACCACAGGAACGCGGCGAGGGTCTTGCCGGAGCCGGTGGGTGCGACAACCAGGGCGTGCCGGCCGGCGGCGACAGCGTTCCAGGCGCCAGCCTGCGCCGCCGTGGGCGCGGCGAACGCCGCGCCGAACCACTCCCGGGTCGCCGGGCCGAACCGGGAGAGCACCTGCTCGCCGGAGGCCGTGCTGGAATCCGCCACGAACCAATCCTGCCCCCGGGTACCGACATTCGTCCGGCGCGTACCCGGTGCCGTATGCCCTGTTAGGGCGCTTAAAGTTACTTGCGCCTAGAATCCGTTAAGTCTTACTTAACTGCTTGCTCTTGCCAGGCAACATAAAGTAACTTCACCCGCGGTGTGGCGGGCGGTGGAGGGGGTCGGATGGCCGTCGAGGAGCGGAGCACGAGGCCCGGCACCGACATCCTGATCCGCAAGGTCGACAGCCATGTCACCGCCCTGCGTGCCGGGCTGCACGGCCCAGAGCTCGAACTGGCCGAGCAGCTCGCCAGTTGCCTGCGCGAGCTGGTCGTCTCCACCGCGCAGGCCAGCGCGGCCGACCGTGCCCAGGTGCGGGCCGCCGTGCACTATTTCGTCCTGCGTCGCGAGAGCCGTGGCCGGTTGTTGTCCGTCCGGTCCCTGGCCGCCGCGCAGCGACTGGTCAACCGGGCCGCGTTCCAGCTGGGCCGGCCGGACCTGGTCGTCGAGGGCCGCCCTGGACGCGGCGGCGGAAGCGCCGCGACGGATGCCGCCACGCACAGCTGATTCGGCCCTTCCCGGTAGTTCGTCGCATTGACGGCGAAAGTGTGCTTATTTCGGGAAAAGCATCCAAGGCGCGCTGAACTGTCGTCTGATCGCTGCTAGACCCCCAACCCCCGTGGGGCGTCTCGGCCACCTCGACCGGGAGCGCGCGTGCTCGTACTGCTGATCCTGCACCTCGTGGCGGCCGTCGTGGGGCCGCTGCTGGTCCGCCGGTGGGGTCCGCGTGCCTGTTACCTGCTGGCGTTGGTGCCGGCGGCCGCCTTCGGCTGGGCGTTGGTACGCACGCCCGACGTGGCACACGGCCGCGCGGTGGTCGAGACGTACCCGTGGATTCCGGAACTGGGGTTGGACCTGGCGCTGCGGATGACCACCCTGTCCTGGCTGATGACCCTGCTGGTCGGGGGGGTAGGCGCGCTGGTGCTCGCCTACTGCGCCTGCTACCTCCCGCCGGACGCGCTTGGCAACTCGCGGTTCGCCGGGGTGATGGTCGCCTTCGCCGGGGCGATGCTCGGGCTGGTCCTCGCCGACGATCTGCTGCTGCTCTACGTCTGCTGGGAGCTCACCACCGTCTTCTCGTACCTGCTGATCGGCCACAGCACGGAGCGGAGGTCGAGCCGCTGGGCCGCTGCCCAGGCGCTGACCGTTACCACCTTCGGCGGCCTCGCCATGCTTGTCGGGTTCCTGATGCTCGGTCACCACGCGGGCACCTACCGCTGGTCGGAGTTGACCCAGCAGCCGCTGCCCGGCGGGGCGTACCTGGTCGTCGCGGTACTGCTGATCCTGGTCGGTGCGCTGTCGAAGTCGGCGGTGCTGCCGTTCACCTCGTGGCTGCCCGGGGCGATGGCCGCACCGACGCCGGTCAGCGCGTACCTGCACGCGGCGGCGATGGTGAAGGCCGGCGTCTACCTGCTCGGCCTGCTCACCCCGGTGCTGGCCGTGGTCGGCCCGTGGCGCCCGGCGGTGCTGCTCGCTGGCCTGGCCACCATGCTGGTGGGCGGTTGGGCGGCGCTGCGGCAGACCGACCTCAAGCTGCTGCTGGCACACGGCACGGTGAGCCAGCTCGGGTTGTTGACGGTGGTCGTCGGGGTGGGCACCGCGGACGCCGCGCTCGCCGGAGTCGCCATGCTGCTCGCCCACGCGCTGTTCAAGGCGGCGCTGTTCCTCGTGGTCGGCGTGATCGACCACGGTGCCGGAACTCGGGACCTCCGCGAGTTGTCGGGACTGCGGCACACCGCGCCGGTACTGACCGGGGTGGCCGTGCTCGCCGCCGCCTCGATGGCCGGACTGCCACCGCTGCTCGGCTTCGTGGCCAAGGAGGCCGTGTTCGCCGCCTTCGCCGAGCAGCCGCTGGTCCTGGCGGTGCTCGTGGTCGGCACCGTGCTCACCGTCGCGTACAGCATCAGGTTCATCTGGGGCGCGTTCGCCGACCGCCCCGGCGTCGCCGCCACCGACCTGGGTCGGATCGAGCCGTCGTTGCTGGCTCCACCGGCCCTGCTGGCCGTCGTCGGACTTGTCGCCGGCCCGGCCGCGGGAGCATTGGATCACCTGCTCCGCCCGTACCCGGAACTCTTCGGCAGCGTCGGGAAACACCTGGCCCTGTGGCACGGGTTCACCCCGGCGCTCGGTCTGTCCGCGCTGGCCCTGGCGGGTGGTACGGCGCTGTTCGCGCTGCGCGGTCCGCTGGCGCCGGCGCTGGCCCGGCTGCGGTGGCCGATCGCCGGCCAACGGGGGTACGAGTTGATCACCCACCGCTTCGACCAGGCCGCGGTGGGCGTCACAAGCGTCACCCAGCGGGGGTCGCTGCCGCAGTACCTCGGTCTGATCCTGATCGTCCTGGCCGCGGTGCCGGGCGGATCGGTGATCCTCATCCGGCCGTGGGAGCAGCCCCTGGACCTGTGGGCCACCCCCGCGCAGCCGGTGGTGCTGCTGGTGGTGTGCGTCGCCGCGCTGCTCGCCGTGGGCGCCACCCGGCGGCTGACCGCGATGCTGCTGGTCGGCATGACCGGTTACGGCACGGCCATGCTGTTCGTGCTCTACGGCGCGCCCGACCTGGCGCTGACCCAGTTCCTCGTGGAGACCATGACCATCGCGATCTTCGTGCTGGTGCTGCGCCGACTGCCCGAGCGGTTCTCGATGCGGCCGCTGCGGCGCAGTCGCCTGATCCGGCGGACGATCGGGGTGATCGTCGGTACCACCGTGGCCGCGCTCGCCGTCGGAGCCGCGGCGGCCCGGCAGGCACGTTCCATCTCGGAGGACTTTCCGCAGTTGGCGGTGGAGGAGGGGTACGGCCGCAACGTGGTGAACGTGACCCTGGTGGACATCCGCGCCTGGGACACGCTGGGGGAGGCGGCGGTGCTGGTGGCCGCGGCTACCGGCGTGGCAAGCCTGATCTTCCACCAGTCGCGCACCGGGCCGCGTCCCCGGCGGCGGGAGGTCGCCGAGGAAGAGGCGCCCGCAGGTCGGGCGGTCTGGCTGCGCGGCGGGGCCACGCTGCACGAGCGGCAACGCTCGATCGTGCTGGAGGTGGTCACCCGACTGATCTCGCACACCGCCGTGCTGTTCTCGCTCTACCTGCTCTTCTCCGGGCACAACGCGCCCGGTGGCGGCTTCGCCGGAGGTCTGGTGGCCAGCCTCGCGCTGACCATGCGGTACCTCGCCGGTGGCCGCTACGAGCTGGTCGAGGCGGCGCCGATCGGCGCCGGCACGGTGCTCGGTGCCGGCCTGCTGCTCTCGGTCGGCAGCGGGGTGGTCTCCCTGATCGTCGGCGGCACCGTGCTGGGGAGCACCACCGTCGACCTCTGGCTGCCGTTGATCGGCCACTTCTACCTGGTCACCTCCCTCTTCTTCGACGTCGGTGTGTACCTGGTGGTGATCGGTCTGGCGCTGGACGTGATGCGCAGCCTCGGCGCGGAGGTGGACCGGCACATCGAGGCAGCCGATGGCGGGCTGGCCGGCCGGCGAGGGGAGGCCCGGTGAGGGCCGCCGGAGCGAACCTGGTCTCCTTCGTCACGATCGGGATACTCGTCGGCTGCGGCGTGACCCTGCTGCTGGAGCGCAGCCTGAGCCGAGTCCTGCTCGGCGTCATCCTGATCGGCAACGGCGTGAACCTGTTGATCGTCTTCGGCGGCCGATCCGGGGAGGCGCCGGTGGTCGGGGTCAGCGACGAGGCGTCGATGAGCGACGCCCTGCCCCAGGCCATGGTGCTCACCGCCATCGTGATCACCTTCGGCTTCACCGCCTTCCTGTTGGCGATCAGCTATCGCAGCTGGTACCTCAGCGGCGACGACGAGGTGCCCGACGACGTCGAGGACCGGGAGATCGTCCGTCGGACCGCCCAACGGGAGATGTCCGCCGCCGACCTCGCCGGCGAGCCGCCGACGGCCGACCCTCAGCAGGTCGACGCGCCGGCCCCACCCCGCGAGGAGGGCCCGGGATGAGCCGGTACGCGCCGGCCGGGTCGGGCCGGTGGTGGCGATGAGCACACTCGTGCCGCTGCCGGTGGTGCTACCGCTGCTGGGGGCCGCGCTGACCCTGCTGCTGGCGGGCCGGCCGCAAACCCAGCGGACGGTAAGCGTGGGGTGCCTGAGCATCAGCCTGACGGTGGCGGTGGTGCTGCTGGTGCAGGCGTACCGGCAGGGACCGCTGGTGGTGCAGATCGGCGGCTGGCCGGCACCCGTGGGCATCGTGCTGGTCGCCGACCAACTGGCGGCGCTGATGCTTGTGGTCTCCTCGGCGGTGACCCTCTGCGTGCTGCTGTACTCGATCGGGCAGGGCCAGGCGGAGACGGCGGAGAGTGCCCCGGTGGCGATCTTCCACCCCACCTATCTGGTGCTGACCGCCGGGGTGTGCAACGCGTTCCTCGCCGGTGACCTGTTCAACCTCTTCGTCGGCTTCGAGATGCTGCTCGCCGCCAGCTTCGTCCTGATCACCCTCAACGGCACGGCGCTGCGCATCCGCACCGGCTCCACCTACGTCGTCGTCAACATCCTGGCGTCGATGATCTTCCTGATCTCGGTGGGCCTGGTCTACGCGGCCACCGGCACCCTCAACCTGGCTCAGCTCGCCGCGCGGCTGGACGCGCTACCGGACGGCGTACGCCTGAGCCTGCAACTGATGCTCCTGGTGGCCTTCGGCATCAAGGCGGCGGTCTTCCCGCTGTCGGCCTGGCTGCCGGACAGCTACCCGACGGCACCGGCCCCGGTCACTGCGGTCTTCGCCGGGCTGCTCACCAAGGTCGGCGTCTACGCGATCATCCGTACCCAGACCCTGCTCTTCCCGGGGCAGCAGGCCGGGGAGCTGCTGATGGTGGCGGCCGGGCTGACCATGCTGGTCGGCATCCTCGGCGCGGTGGCCCAGTCGGACATCAAGCGGCTGCTGTCGTTCACGCTGGTCAGCCACATCGGCTACATGATCTTCGGGGTGGGGCTGAGCACGGTCGCCGGGCTGGTCGGTGCCATCTTCTACGTGGTCCACCACATCACCATCCAGACCACCCTGTTCCTGGTCTCGGGACTGGTCGAGCAACGGGCCGGCAGCACCGACCTGCGCCGCCTCGGCGGGCTGGCCCGGCTGGCACCCATGGTCGGCGTGCTCTTCTTCGTCTCCGCGATGAATCTGGCCGGCATCCCACCGTTCTCCGGTTTCCTGGGCAAACTCGGCCTGCTCCAGGCCGGTGTCGCCGCGGGCGGGCCGCTGCCCTGGACGCTGGTGGCCGTGGGCACCGTGACCAGCCTGCTCACCCTCTATGTGGCCAGCCGGGTATGGAACATCGCCTTCTGGCGCTCACCCTGCGAGACGGTCGCGCCGACCGCACCGCTGCCCGCGCTGATGGTCGGCGCCACGGTCGCGCTGGTGACACTCGGGGTGGCGCTCACCTTCGTGGCGGGACCCTTGTTCGAGTTCACCGGGCGGGCGGCGGAGGATCTGATCGAGCGCACCCCGTACGTGCGCGCGGTCCTGCCCGGCGGGGCGTCATGACCGCGCCCGGCGCCGAGCCGCCCGCGTCGCCGGACCGGCGGACCCGGACGGGCCGGTGGCGTGACCAGCTGATGGCCTACGGCTGGCTGGTGCTGGCCTGGAACCTGTTCTGGGGGGAGTTCACCTGGGGCAACCTGCTGGGCGGGCTGCTGACCGCCGGTGTGGTGCTGCTGTTCTTTCCGCTGCCGCCGGTGACCTTCGACGGCCGGCTGCGGCCATGGGGTCTGCTGGTGTTCGGCGGCCGGTTCGTCGTCGAGTTGGTCCGGGCCAGCGCACACGTCGCCCGGATCGCGGTGCAACCCGGCTACACGCCCCGTTCCGCCATCATCGGCGCACGGCTGCGGCTGCCCAGCGATCTCAACCTGGCCCTCACCGCCGAGGTGCTCTCCCTGGTGCCCGGCACGTTGATCGTGGAGGTGGACCGGGACGCCGGAATCCTCTACGTGCACGTGCTCGACGTACGCGGCCCCGCCGCCCTCGCCGCCAGCCGTGACCAGGTCCGGGCCGTGGAACGGCGGATCATCGCGGCGATCGGCTCGAACGCAGAGTTGCGCCGGCTGCGCTCCGGATCCGTAGACAAGGAGTTCCCGTGACCGTCTTTCTCGCCGTCGTGCTCACCAGCCTGCTGTCGGTGACCGCCCTGCTGGCCCTCGTCCGCCTCTACCGGGGCCCGACCCTGCTGGACCGGGTCGTCGCCGCCGACATGCTGCTCGCCACCATGGTCGGTGCCGTCGGCGCGGAGGCGGCGGTCAACCGGCACGCCACCACCCTGCCGGTGCTGGTGGTGCTCGCCCTGCTCGGCTTCGTCGGATCGGTGTCGCTGGTCCGTTTCGCCGTCCGGGACCGGCCGTGACACCCGGTGCCGTCGCGGACTGGCTGGCTGTCGTCAGCCTGACCGCCGGTGCGCTGCTGAGCCTGGCCGCCGCCATCGGGGTGCTGCGCTTTCCGGACACGCTGAGTCGTATGCACGCGGCCACCAAGCCGCAGGTGCTCGGCGTGCTGCTCCTGCTGCTGGGGGTGGGTCTCCGGCTGCGCAGCCCGGCCGATCTGGGCATGATCGTTCTCGTCGGGATCTTTCAACTGGCCACCGCTCCGGTTGCCGCGCAGATGATCGGTCGGGCCGCGTACCGGGCGGGACGGGTGGACCGGAACCTGCTCGACGCCGACGAGCTGGCCGACCGCTGAGCCAGCCCACCCCGGCCGGCAGAAACAGTGGGCACACCCACCCGGGCCGGGCCGCGACGCCGGTAGAATGGCTGCATGATCGACTCCTCTGCCCAGGAGGGCAGCAGTAGCCAGCCGGGTAGGCCCCGGCATCCCCACGCACCGACGACCCCGGGAGCCCTGAAACTCCCGTGTTGATCTTCGTCGGACTTCTTCTGATCGTTGTCTTGACCGTCGCGACGGGGTACTTCGTCGCGCAGGAGTTCGGCTACGTCGCGGTCGACCGCGGCAAGCTGAAGCAAGCCGCCGCCGAGGGTGACCAGGCGTCCGCCCGGGCCCTTGAGGTCGCCGGGCGGCTGTCGTTCATGCTCTCCGGCGCGCAGCTCGGCATCACCGTCACCGCCCTGCTGGTCGGTTACGTCGCCGAGCCCTACCTCGGTGCCGGCCTGGCCGAGCTGCTCGGCGTGGCCGGCGTCTCCACCGGCGTCAGCCTGCCGTTGTCGGTCGCGCTGGCCCTGGTCATCGCCACCGTGGTGCAGATGGTCGTGGGCGAGCTGGCCCCGAAGAACCTGGCCATCGCCCGACCCGAGCCGGTCGCCCGGGCGCTGGCCCGCTCAACCCTGGTCTACCTGGCCATCGCCGGCCCGCTGATCAAGCTCTTCGACAAGTCTGCGGTGCGGCTGCTGCGCCGGGTCGGCATCGAGCCGATCGAGGAGCTGCCCAGCGGCGCCACCCCGGAGGACCTGGAACAGATCATCGCCGAGTCCCGGCTGGAGGGGCACCTTGACGCCGACATGTCGGAGCTGCTGGACCGAGGGCTCGACTTTCGGCAGTTGACCGCCGGTGAGGCGATGGTGCCCCGGGTCGACGTACACACCGTGCGCGCGCACGAGCCGGTCAGCCGGGTGGTCGAGCTGCTCGACACCGGCCGCTCCCGCTTCCCGGTGCGCGGCGCGGAAGGGGTCGACGACCTGGTCGGCGTGATCGGCATCGCCGATGTGCTCCAGGTACCGCCGGCCGAGCGCGCCACCACCCCGGTCAGCGCGGTGGCCGTACCGCCGCTGCTGGTGCCCGAGACGCTGCCGCTGCCCACCGTGCTGGACCGGCTCCGGTCCGGGCACCGCCAGCTCGCCTGCGTGGTCGACGAGTACGGCGGCTTCGCGGGCGTCATCACGCTGGAGGACATCGCCGAGGAACTGGTCGGCCCGATCCGCGACGAGGACGACCCGCCGGAGCGGGCCCCGGCGCGGCAGGAGGACGGCTCCTGGGTGGTACCCGCCCGCTGGCGTATCGACGAGGTCGCCGACAGCACCGGCATCGCCCTGCCCGAGGGCCCCGAGTACGACACCATCTCCGGGTTGGTCATGCGGGAGCTGGGCCGGGTGCCTGAGGTCGGTGACCGACTGGAGATCAGCCTGCCGGCCGACGGCGACAACGGGCAGGTGCCACCGCGCGCCCTGGTCGAGGTGCTCGCGGTCGACCGGCACGTGGCCGACTCGGTCCGCCTCCAGGTCAGCGACGGGCCTGCGGAGGTGACGGCATGAGCACCGGTTTCGCGCTGATCATCTCGGTGGTCCTGCTGGCGCTCAACGGCTTCTTCGTCGCCGCCGAGTTCGCCCTGGTGGCGAGCAAGCGGTACCGCCTGGAACAGGCGGCCGCCAGCGGCACCCGAGCCGCCCGGGCCGCCCTCGACGGCGTACGCGAGCTGTCCCTGATGCTGGCCGGTGCGCAGCTCGGCATCACCCTGTGCACGCTGGGCCTCGGCGCGCTGGCCGAGCCGGCGATCGAGCGGTTGCTCAGTCCGCTGCTGCACGCCGTCGGTCTGCCCTACGGCGCCAGCCACGTGATCGCGCTGATCTTCGCGCTGAGCCTGGTCACCTTCCTGCACCTGGTGGTCGGCGAGATGGCACCGAAGTCCTGGGCGATCACCCACCCGGAACGCTCCGCGTTGCTGCTGGCCCTGCCGTTCCGGGCCTTCGCCCGGGTGGCCCGCCCGGTGCTGTCGGTGCTCAACGCGGTGGCCAACGCCATGCTGCGGCTGGTGAAGGTGAACCCGCAGGACCAGTTGGCCCAGGTGCACGGCCCCGACGAGCTGCGGATGCTGTTGGAACAGTCCCGGGAACACGGGCTGCTCGGCGCCGCCCAGCACGAGCTGCTCACCAGCATGCTGGAGTTGCAGGGCACGACGGTCGCCCAGGTGATGGAGCCGTTCGACCGGATGGTGACCGTGCGCCGGGACGATTCGGCGGGCCACATCGAGCAGGTCAGCCGGGACAGCGGCCGGTCACGGCTGGCGGTGCTGGACGCCGCCGGTGACGTCTGCGGTCTGGTGCACGTACGGGAGGCGGTGCGGGCCACCGCCGGCCGACCCGACGCCACCGCGGCCGACCTGATGAACGAGGCCATCACGCTGCCCGACAACGCCACGGTTACCGAGGCGGTAGCCGTGATGCGGGCCCGCCAGTCGCAGCTCGCCCTGGTCCGCAACGGCGGTGGTCCCACCCGGCCGGTCGGCTTCGTCGCTCTGGAGGACCTGCTGGAGGAGGTCATCGGGGAGTTCGACGACGAGACCGATCCGATCCCGCGCTCGGTACGCCGGCTGAGATAGGAGCCACGGGTGCGGCTGACGGGGGTGTCACCGGAATCGGGCGGAACCGGCCTGACGGTGCAGACCGCGCTGGCCAATCCGAGCACCCGCCCCGGCCTGCGCCTGCCGGGGCGGGTGAACCTGATCGCCGGTTCCGTCGACGTACCGGTCCTGCACGTCCGGCTCGGCCTGGTCAGCACGGTCGAGCCGGACGACCCGGAGGCTCCCCGCCGGCTGGTGCAGTTCCACCACGCCCAGGTGGCCGGCGCCCTGGTGCTGCGGGCCGGGCGGGCCCGGTCGATCCCCTTCGAGTTCCCGATCCCGTGGGAGACGCCGGTGACCACGCTGGGCGGGGTGCCGCTGCTCAGCCTGCGGATGGGACTGCGTACCGAGGTGGCGATCGACACCACCCTGGACCAGGGCGCGATGGTGCCGGTCTTCGTCCACCCGCTGCCGACCCAGCAGCACATCCTGGCCGCCCTGGACACGCTTGGTTTCAACGTCCGCCAGTCCGGCCTGCTCGACGGCCGGTTGCCCGGCGTGGAGCAGGCTCTGCCGCTGCACCAGCGGTGGGGTTTCTGGGTCGGTCCGCTGTACGCCGGGCCGATCACCGAACTGGAGGTGATCTTCGTGGCCAACTCCGCCGGCCTGGAGGTGATCCTCTGGTGTGACCGGCGGCTGGCGTTGGCCGGGATCACCCACACCAGCATCAGCCGGTTCCGGATCTGGCACGCCGACGCCGACCAGCGGGACTGGGTGAGCACCGTGGACGCCTGGCTGCGCGAGACCATCAACCGGCACGCCGCCGCGGCGGCCCATGCCGACTGGTCGGCCAGCATCACCGAGTCGGCCCACGTCAGCCGCCCACCGGTCCGGCCACCACCCTCCAGCCCGAGGCCCGGTGGCGACGCGGGAGGCGCCGGTGTCGGTGGCGGCGAGGGCGGTGGCGGTGGCGGTGGTGGCGGCATCTGACGCCGTCCGCACGGCCGCCTGATGCCGTTCGCGGCGGCACCGCAACGGCACAGCTGCCGGGAGCGCTTCCCGTGTGTCTTGTCAGCCCTGGGCGAGCTTGAGGCCGAAGCCGAGGAAGAGAGCGCCCACGGCGCTTGTCGCGCCGACCGCCAGCCGGCGGCGCCGGCTGAACTGGGCAGCCAGGAACGTGCCCGCGAAGATCAGCGCGGTCAGGTAGAGCGCGCTGGTCACCTGGGCGATCAGCCCGAGCAACAGGAACGACAGCGCCGGCCAGGGATAGGTCGGGTCGACGAACTGGATGAAGAACGAGACGAAGAACAGGATCGCCTTCGGGTTGAGCAGGCTGATCACCAGCGCCTTACGGAACGGACTGCGCGTCGCCGCCGGCTCCGCGGCGTCGATCAGCCGCGGGGTGGCCGGGTCGTTGCGGTCCCGCCAGCGCCGCCACGCGCCGCGCAGCATGGTCAACCCCACATAGCCCAGGTACGCGGCGCCCGCGTACTTGATCACGAGGAAGACCGGAGGGTACGCCTTGAGCAGCGAGGCCACTCCGGCGGCGGAGAGGAACATGAGGATCGCGTCACCGACCCAGACGCCGCTCGCCGCCCGATAGCCGACGCCGACGCCGCGCCGTGCGGCGGTGGAGAGGACGAACAGCGAGTTGGGGCCGGGCAGCAGCACGATGGCCACGGTGCCCAGCACGTACGTCCAGAGGTCGGTGATTCCCAGCACGCCCGACATCATCGGGCCGACACCGGTCGTGGGCGAAGCCTTTCCCGCAGGCTGACCTGTGCTTTCGGCCACTCGTCGACGGTCATCGAATACTGCACGGTGTCCCGCCACGAGCCGTCGGGCCGCAACCGGTGCATCCGCAGCACCCCCTCCCGGGTCGCCCCGAGCCGCTCGATGCCGCGCTGCGAACGCTCGTTGCGGATGTCGGTGTGCCAGACCACCCGCACCGCACCCAGCTCGTCGAAGGCGCGGGTGAGCAGCAGCAGTTTCGCCTCGGTGTTGATTCCGGTGCGCCACCACGGCCGGCCGAGCATGGTGTGCCCGATCGCCACCGACCGACGCTCCGGGTCGATCTCGTAGTAGGAGGTGGTGCCGACCACCGCGCCGGTGACCGCGCAGCGTTGCACCCAGGCGACCCGGTGACTGTCGGTGAGGGCCTCGATGATCATCTCACGTAGCTGTCCCGGCTCGGTCGGCAGCGGTCGGGTGAGGTGCTGCCAGACCTCGGCGTCGGCGGTGGCGGCGTACAACTCGTCGGTGTGCGCTAGGTCGAGCGGCTCCAGCAGAACGTGTGCGCCGCGCAGCGTCGCCGGCTCGTACCAGGGCGAGCGGTGCGGACGCAGGTACCCCGGCAACGGTGCGGTGACCCCGGCGGCCGGCTCCGGCAGGCCGGGGATCAGCCGCAGCGGCACCACCCCGGCCCAGTGCGCCAGGTCGAGATCGGACGGCTCGTCGCGTACCCCGCCGGTGCGGGTGCGTAGTGACACCTCAGTCAGCGGCAGCGCCAGCACTGCGGTCTCGGCAAGTTCCCGTCGGTTCGGCGGGCGACTGTCCGCCGCGCGGCCGGTGCCGACCTTCTCCACCAGGGCGGTCAGTACGTCGGCCCGCTCGCCCGGGTCGGTGACCAGGTGAGCGGTGCCGTGCGCGACGACCGACCGGTAGTTGGCGCTGTGGTGGAACTGGGAGCGGCCGTAGACCAGTCCGTCGAGGAGGGTGACCGCGACGCAGACCGGCAGGCCGGCGCGGGCGGCGAGCAGTGGCCGGCTGCCGGTGGAG
Proteins encoded in this region:
- a CDS encoding sporulation protein; translation: MRLTGVSPESGGTGLTVQTALANPSTRPGLRLPGRVNLIAGSVDVPVLHVRLGLVSTVEPDDPEAPRRLVQFHHAQVAGALVLRAGRARSIPFEFPIPWETPVTTLGGVPLLSLRMGLRTEVAIDTTLDQGAMVPVFVHPLPTQQHILAALDTLGFNVRQSGLLDGRLPGVEQALPLHQRWGFWVGPLYAGPITELEVIFVANSAGLEVILWCDRRLALAGITHTSISRFRIWHADADQRDWVSTVDAWLRETINRHAAAAAHADWSASITESAHVSRPPVRPPPSSPRPGGDAGGAGVGGGEGGGGGGGGGI
- the leuE gene encoding leucine efflux protein LeuE produces the protein MMSGVLGITDLWTYVLGTVAIVLLPGPNSLFVLSTAARRGVGVGYRAASGVWVGDAILMFLSAAGVASLLKAYPPVFLVIKYAGAAYLGYVGLTMLRGAWRRWRDRNDPATPRLIDAAEPAATRSPFRKALVISLLNPKAILFFVSFFIQFVDPTYPWPALSFLLLGLIAQVTSALYLTALIFAGTFLAAQFSRRRRLAVGATSAVGALFLGFGLKLAQG
- a CDS encoding bifunctional pyridoxamine 5'-phosphate oxidase family protein/GNAT family N-acetyltransferase — encoded protein: MYPQTTRTTASRSRDRMSYDRTATHAVLDEAYHCVLGFTADGEPRVLPTLHVRIGDTLYLHGSTGSRPLLAARAGLPVCVAVTLLDGLVYGRSQFHHSANYRSVVAHGTAHLVTDPGERADVLTALVEKVGTGRAADSRPPNRRELAETAVLALPLTEVSLRTRTGGVRDEPSDLDLAHWAGVVPLRLIPGLPEPAAGVTAPLPGYLRPHRSPWYEPATLRGAHVLLEPLDLAHTDELYAATADAEVWQHLTRPLPTEPGQLREMIIEALTDSHRVAWVQRCAVTGAVVGTTSYYEIDPERRSVAIGHTMLGRPWWRTGINTEAKLLLLTRAFDELGAVRVVWHTDIRNERSQRGIERLGATREGVLRMHRLRPDGSWRDTVQYSMTVDEWPKAQVSLRERLRPRPVSAR